The region GCGGGGGTGGCGGAAGCACAGGGGTCGAGCATGCGCAGGACTGCCAAATCGGGTCGATACGGCAGTCCTGCGCATGCTCGCGATGGAGGGCGGCCCTCAGTGCTCGTCGGAGCGCTTGAGCACCTCGGACAGCCGGTTCGCGGCACTCATCACCGCGGCGGCGTGCATCCGACCCGGCTGTCGCGTCATGCGCTCGATCGGGCCCGAGATCGACACCGCCGCCACCACGCGCCCCGACGGGCCGCGGACCGGAGCCGACACCGAGGCCACCCCGGCCTCGCGCTCCGCGACCGACTGGGCCCAGCCGCGCCGTCGCACACCCGAGAGGATCGTGGCGGTGAAGGAGGCGCCGTGCAGCCCGCGGTGCAGCCGGTCCGGCTCCTCCCACGCGAGCAGGATCTGCGCGGCCGACCCCGCCTGCATCGCGAGCTGGACCCCGACCGGGATCGAGTCGCGCAGCCCCATCGGCCGCTCGGCCGCGGCCACGCAGATGCGCGAGTCGCCCTGGCGGCGGAACAGCTGCGCGCTCTCGCCGGTGTGGTCGCGCAGCGCTGTCAGCACGGGACCGGCGGCGGCGAGCAGCCGGTCCTCGCCGGCGGCGGCAGCCAGCTCGGCCAGCCGCGGGCCGAGAACGAAGCGCCCCTGCAGGTCGCGGGCGACCAGGCGGTGGTGCTCCAGGGCGACGGCGAGGCGGTGCGCCGTCGGGCGCGCCAGGTGCGTCGCCGCGACCAGCTGGGCGAGCGTCGAGGGGCCCGCCTCGAGCGCACCCAGCACGATCGCCGCCTTGTCGAGAACGCCCACTCCACTTGTGTCCATGCGCTGATACTGGCGTCTCGCTCGCTGAGACGCAAGTTCGCGCGCCGGAGAGTTCGAGCACAATCGCCGCAACGGTTCGTCCGCCCGGCTGCACGATCTGCTCGCCGGGCGCAACGCGATGAGGTGAGCGGTATGGGCAAGACCCTGGCTGAGAAGGTGTGGGAGGCGCACATCGTGCGCAAGGGGAGGACGGCGCGCCCGACCTCCTGTACATCGACCTCCACCTGTGCCACGAGGTCACCAGCCCGCAGGCGTTCGAGGGTCTGCGGCTCGCGGGCCGCCCCGTACGCCGCCCGGACCTCACGATGGCGACCGAGGACCACAACACCCCCACGCTCGACATCGACCTGCCGATCGCGGACCTCACGAGCCGCACGCAGATCGACACCCTGCGCAGCAACGCGGCGGAGTTCGGCGTCCGCATTCACTCCTCGGCGACGCCGACCAGGGGATCGTGCACCAGGTCGGCCCGCAGCTCGGCCTGACGATGCCGGGCATGACGGTCGTCTGCGGCGACTCCCACACCTCCACGCACGGCGCCTTCGGCGGTCTCGCGTTCGGCATCGGCACGAGCGAGGTCGAGCACGTGCTCGCCACCCAGACGCTCCCGCTGCAGCCGTTCAAGACCATGGCGATCAACGTCGTCGGCGACCTGCCCCCCGGCTCCACGAGCAAGGACATCATCCTGGCGATCATCGCCAAGATCGGCACGGGCGGCGGCGCCGGCTACGTGCTGGAGTACCGCGGCGAGGCCATCGAGAAGCTCTCGATGGAGGCCCGCATGACGATCTGCAACATGTCGATCGAGGCCGGCGCCCGCGCGGGCATGATCGCCCCCGACCAGACGACCTTCGACTACGTCGAGGGTCGCCCGCACGCCCCGCAGGGCGAGGACTGGGACGCCGCCGTCGAGTACTGGCGGACGCTGCGCACCGACGACGACGCGACCTTCGACGTCGAGGTGGAGCTCCGCGCGAGCGACCTGGAGCCGTTCATCACCTGGGGCACCAACCCCGGTCAGGGTCTGCCGATCAGCGCCTCGATCCCCGTGCCCGAGCAGATCGCGGACGAGAACGAGCGCGTCGCCGCCGAGCGCGCCATCGAGTACATGGGTCTGATCCCCGGTCAGCCGCTGCGCGAGATCAAGGTCGACACGGTCTTCATGGGTTCGTGCACCAACGGCCGTATCGAGGACCTGCGCTCGATCGCCAAGGTGATCCAGGGGCGCCACAAGCACGACGACGTCCGCGTGCTCGTCGTCCCCGCCTCCGCCCGGGTGCGGCTGCAGGCCGAGGCCGAGGGTCTGGACCGGATCTTCCTGGACTTCGGCGCCGAGTGGCGCAACGCGGGGTGCTCCATGTGCCTCGGCATGAACCCGGACCAGCTCGCCCCCGGCGAGCGCTCCGCCTCGACGTCGAACCGCAACTTCGAGGGTCGCCAGGGCAAGGGCGGCCGCACGCACCTCGTCTCGCCGCTCGTGGCCGCGGCGACGGCGATCCGCGGCACGCTGTCCTCGCTCAGCGACCTCGACCTGCCGGACGGCACCGACCTGACCACCTTCGACGGCACGCCCCTGGCACCCCTGGACCCCGCGGTCCTGGTCCAGGTCTGAGCGCGAGCGAGAGGGAGCACACCATGGAGAAGTTCACGACCCACACCGGCGTCGGCGTCCCGCTGCGCCGCAGCAACGTCGACACCGACCAGATCATCCCGGCCGTCTACCTCAAGCGCGTCACGCGCACCGGGTTCGAGGACGCGCTGTTCGCGGCCTGGCGCGGCGACCCCTCCTTCATCCTCAACCAGGACGCGTACAAGGCCGGCACGGTGCTGGTCGCCGGGCCCGACTTCGGGACCGGCTCCTCGCGCGAGCATGCCGTCTGGGCGCTGAAGGACTACGGCTTCAAGGTCGTGCTCGCCTCCCGCTTCGCGGACATCTTCCGCGGCAACTCGGGCAAGCAGGGCCTCGTGGCCGGCATCGTGGCGCAGGAGGACATCGAGCTCCTGTGGAAGATCCTCGAGAACGACCCCGGCACCGAGGTGACGGTCGACCTCGAGCACCGCACCGCGAGCGCGGGCGAGGTCACCGTGCCGTTCCAGATCGACGACTACACGCGCTGGCGCCTCATGGAGGGGCTCGACGACATCGGCCTGACCCTGCAGCACGAGGCCGACATCACCGCGTTCGAGGCCACGCGCGAGAGCTGGCGCCCGAAGACCCTCCCGGCGCGCACGCTGCCGAAGGTCGAGATCGAGGCGGCACGCGGGTCGGCCTGACCTCGGGGCGGACGGGCGTGTCCTAGGCTCGGGGACCGCACCCACCCGCACCACCCAGGACGGCCCGATCCATGACGACCACGCTCGGACGGATGCCCGCATCCCCGAGCACCCCGACGGCGCATCGCCCGCCCGAGGGCCCGGTCACCCGTCGCGAGACGCGTCCGCACCCCGAGCGCCCGACGGCGGAGCGCGCCCCCGCGCCGCCGGTTCCGGCGCATCGCCCCTTCGCTCACCTGCGGGGGCTCGACGGCGTCCGCGCGCTCGCCGTCGTCGCGGTCCTCGCCTACCACGCGGGGGCCACGTGGCTCCCGGGCGGGTTCCTGGGCGTCGACGTCTTCTTCGTCCTGTCCGGCTTCCTCATCACCGCGCTGATCGGGCACGAGGTCGCGACGACGGGGCGCCTCGACGTCGCCAGCTTCTACCGCCGCCGCATCGCCCGCCTGGTGCCGGCGCTGTGGACGGTGGTCGCCGCCGTCGCCGTCGCGGGCCTGGTCTGGCGCGAGCAGCTGGACGCGCTGCGCGGGGAGATCCTCGCCGCGCTCACGTACTCCTCGAACTGGTGGCAGATCGCCACCGACAGCTCCTACTTCTCCTCCGGCGGACGACCGCCGCTCCTAAGGCACCTGTGGTCGCTCGCGCTCGAGGCGCAGTTCTACCTCGCGGCGCCGCTGCTCGCGTGGGTGCTGCTGCGGTGGGGGCGCCGCGTGCTCGGTCGGATCGCGCTCGGGTTCGCGCTCGCCTCGACGGCGCTGATGGGGGCCTGGGCGGTCGTGGCCGAGATGCCCGTGCCGTTCGATCCCTCGCGCCTGTACTTCGGCACCGACACCCACCTCGCGCCGATCATGACGGGGGTCGCGCTCGCGTGCGTGTGGCGGCCCTGGCGCAGCTGGCCGGCGGGGTCGGTGGGGTCGATCTCGACGGCGTCGGCACCCTCGCGAACGTCGACGGGGACGAGCTGGCTGCGGGGCAGCGACGTCACGCCGCGCTGGCGCGCCGGGGCGCTCACCGACGTCGTCGGCGCCGGAGCCCTGGTGGCCGTGGTCGGCGTGATGGCGACGGCGACGGAGCTGTCGAGCGGCCTGTACCGCGGCGGGTTCCTGTCCTTCAGCCTGCTGGCCGCCGTGCTCGTGGCCGCGGCCGCCCACCCGGGCACGCTCCTGGGCCGCGCGCTCGCGCTGCCGCCGCTGCGCTGGCTCGGCACGCGCTCCTACGGCATCTACCTGTGGCACTGGCCGGTCTTCGTGCTCGCCCGGCCCGGGCTGGACGTCCCGGGCCCCGAGTGGCTCGTCCAGGTCCTCCGCATCGCTCTCGTCCTGGGGGTGGCCGAGATGTCCTACCGCTTCGTCGAGCAGCCGGTGCGCCGGGGTGCGCTGCGGCGCTGGGTCACCTCCCTGCGCTCCACCACCCGTCCGCGCGGGCGGCGTCGGGTGGCCGCGGTCGCGCTCGTCGCGGTGACGGCGCTCGCGCTCGCCGTCGCGTTCGTGCCGGGGCGGACGTCCGACGTCGAGCGCGCGTGGCAGAGCGCGCAGTCGCGCAGCGCGCCCGAGGTCTCGGCGCAGGGGGCGCCGGCGCCGGGCCCGACGGCGCCGTCCGCCGGGTCGACGACGCCGACACCACCGCCGGACGCGGCACCCACCGCTCCGGCGGGTGCGACATCCCTGGCTCCGGCGCCGGACGCCACCGCCCGGCCCGGCCCCGCGACCACGGAGCCGGGCGCGGCGCCGGCGCCCACCCCGGCCGAGGTCCTGGGGAGCGTCACAGCCGTCGGCGACTCGGTCCTCGCGATGGTCGCGCCCGACCTGGAGGCCCTGGGCGTGAGCGTCGACGCCGAGACGTCGCGGCAGTTCCGCCCCATGGTCGACCTCGTGATCGCCGCGCGCGACGCGGGGACGCTGGGCGACACCGTCCTCGTGCACGGCGGCACCAACGGCCCGATCCAGGAGGCGGACCTGCGCCGGCTCCTGGACGCCACGACCGATCGACGCGTCTTCCTGGTCGACGTCGAGGCGCCGGTCGCGTGGGAGGAGCCGAACAACGAGCTGCTGCGGCGCGTGGCGGCGGAGTATCCGAACACGGCCGTCGTCGACTGGTCGGCGACGGCCCAGGCGCATCCGCAGTGGCTCTACGACGACGCGATCCACCCGCGAGAGGGCGAGGGCACGGCCGGGGTGGCGGCGCTGCTCTGGGACGCGATCCAGCCGGACTGAGGTGAGACGGGCCGGGGTGAGACGGGCCGAGGTGAGCGGGACGCGTCAGGAGGCGCGCGCCGCGGCCTCGACCGCACCGCGCAGGTAGCGCACGACGACGGCGCGCTCGGAGTCGCTCAGCGACGCGTCCAGGCGCGCGAGCGCCCCGAACATCTCGCCCAGGTGCGAGACGACCTCCCGCCGGGCGGAGGCCGTCAGCACCACCTCGGTCCGGCGGCGGTCGCTGACGTGCGGGCGGCGCTCGACGTGCCCGCGCGCCTCGAGACGGTCGACGATGCCGGTGGACGCCGCCGTCGAGACGTCGAGGAGGCGGGCGATCTCCGCCGGCCCGATGGGGGCGCGCGCGAGGTGCTCCAGCGCGTGCACCTCTGTCTCCGAGAGCCCGGCCGCGCCCGCGAGGTGGCTGCGGACGCCGGACTCGAGCCCCATGACCTCACGCAGCAGCGTGAGCGACTCGGTCTGCTCCCAGGCACCGGGGGTGGTCAGGTCGACCTCGGTCACACTGCTCACCTCGTTCGTCGGATCCGTGGAGCCATCAGTCTATCGCCCGCCGTATAGTTAAGCGACTTAGCAACTAGCGGAGTGTCATACGGGCTGCGACGCCCGACGACGAGAGGCGACGAATGTCAGGACCGATCAGGCACCGCGCGAGGATCTGGCTGCTCGCCCTCATCCCCCTCGTCCTCGGCGTGCTGATGATCACCGTGGTCGGCGGCGGCGAGCGCGACCGGCTCCCGACCGACCAGCTCCCGGCGGGCTACGACTCGACTCTCGGCGCCGAGCTCGCCGAGAGCCTCCCCGACGAGGCGGGGTCGACCGCCGTCGTGGTCTTCACCGCCGACACGCTCACCCCCGACCGGCTCGGCGGCATCGGCGCGCTGCTGACCGACGTCACGGGTGCCGAGCCGGTGCTCGTCCCGTCGCAGGACGGCACCGCCGCCCTCGGCATCGTCCCGATCGAGGCGACCAGCGCGAGCGCGGTGGCCGACGCCGTCGTCGAGCTGCGCGGCGAGCTCGACGCCGGGGCGCCCGACGGCGTCACCGCCCAGGTGACGGGTCCGGCGGGTATCGAGGCCGACCTCGCCTCGGTGTTCGACGGCGCGGACGTGCGGCTGCTCGCGGTCACCGCCCTCGTCGTCGCCGTCCTCCTCGTGATCACCTACCGCAGCCCGATCCTGTGGGTGGTCCCGCTGGCCGTGGTGGGCGTCGCCGACCAGACCGCCGCCGCCGTCGCGACCCGCGTGCTGGCGGCGTTCGACGTCGCGTGGGACGAGTCGACCACGGGCATCCTGTCGGTCCTCGTGTTCGGCGCCGGCACCAACTACGCGCTGCTGCTCATCTCGCGCTACCGCGACGAGCTGCGCCGGACGCCGGACCGGTTCGCGGCGATGCGGCACGCGGTGCGCCGCACCGCGGAACCCGTGCTCTGCTCGGCCGGCACCGTCGTCGTCGGGCTCCTGACGCTCCTGCTGTCCCTCGTGCCGACCACGCGCGGCCTGGGGCTCGCGTGCGCCGTCGGCGTCGCGGTGGCCGCCTTCTTCGTGCTCGTCTGCCTGCCCGCCTGCCTGGTGCTGTTCGGGCGATGGGTGTTCTGGCCGCGCGCACCACGCGTGGGCGACCCGCTCGCGAGCGAGACGCGGTCGGTGTGGCGGCGCGTCGGCGACGGCGTGGCGCGCCGCCCGGTCGCGGTGGGCTCCGGCGTCGTCGTCGTGCTCGCCCTGCTCGCCGTCGGCAGCGCCCAGCTGCGTCTCGGCCTCGACACGGCCGAGCAGTTCCTGGCGAAGCCGGAGGCGATCGCCGCGGCGGAGCGCATCGCGGAGTCCTTCCCCGCCGGCACCTCGAACCCGACGCTCGTCACCACGCGCGCGGACGCCGCCGAGGTCACGGCCGCGATCGAGGGGGTCGACGGCGTCGCATCGGTCGCGCCGGCGGGTGCGGGCGACGGCGTCACGCAGCTCCAGGTGGTCCTGGACGTCCCCGAGGGGAGCGCGGCCTCGGACACGACCGTCCTCGCGATGCGGGACGCGCTCGCACCGCTGGCGGACACGCACGTCGGCGGTCCGGAGGCGCAGCGGCTGGACGCCACCGACGCCGCCGCACGCGACCGCGGCCTGATCATCCCGCTGATCCTCGGTCTGGTGCTGGTGGCGCTCGCGGCCCTGCTGCGGGCGGTCGTCGCACCGATCCTGCTGGTCGCGACGGTCGTGGGCACGTTCGGCGCGGCGCTCGGCGTCTCCTGGTGGATCTTCACGGGGGTGCTGGGCTTCTCGGCGCTCGACGAGGGTGCCGCTGCTGGCGTTCCTCTTCCTGGTCGCGCTCGGCGTCGACTACAACATCTTCCTCGTCACCCGGGCGCGCGAGGAGAGCCTCGCGCACGGTCCGCGGCAGGGGATGCTGCGGGCGCTCGGCGCGACCGGCGGCGTGATCACGAGCGCGGGCGTCCTGCTGGCCGCGGTGTTCGCGGTGCTCGGCGTCCTGCCGCTCGTGGTGCTGGCCCAGCTCGGCGTCGTCGTCTGCATCGGCGTGCTGCTGGACACGCTCGTGGTGCGCACGATGCTCGTGCCCTCGCTCGCCCTGGTGCTGGGGGAGCGGTTCTGGTGGCCGCGCCGGTCGCCACGCAACCCGTGACCTACCCCGCCGCCCGGGCATACGTTCGAGGGGAACCTCTCCCTCGGAAGGACGACCATGCGCACGCAGTACACCTTCACCGACCCGACCTCGCTCTACGCCGACATCCAGGCCCACCCCGACGACCAGACCGAGCCCGGTCTGGACCACGAGCTCCGCGACCGCGCCGACCTGGGGGAGGACACCTACACGGGCAGCGGTCGGCTGAGCGGGCGCAAGGCGCTCGTCACCGGAGCCGACTCGGGCATCGGCGCCGCGACCGTCATCGCGTTCGCGCGCGAGGGCGCCGACGTGGCGCTGGCCTACCTGCCGCAGGAGCAGGTGGACGCCGAGCGCGTGGCGGGGATCGCGCGGGAGGCGGGCGTCGCCGTCGCGCTCCTGCCCGGCGACCTCACCGACAAGGTGTACGCCCAGGGACTGCCCGACCGCGCCGTGGCGGAGCTCGGCGGGCTGGACATCCTGGTCAACAACGCCGGCAAGCAGATCTTCAACGACGACCTCACGACGCTGCCGGACGAGCAGTTCGAGCAGACCTTCACGGTCAACGTGGACGCGATGTTCTGGATCACGAAGGCCGCGCTGCCACACCTGCCGGCCGGTGCCACGATCATCAACACGACCTCGGTGCAGGCGTACTCGCCGTCGGACATCCTGGTCGACTACGCCTCGACGAAGGCGACGATCAACGCGTTCACGAAGGCCCTCGCGCAGCAGCTCGCGCCCAAGGGGATCCGGGTCAACGCCGTCGCGCCCGGGCCGATCTGGACCCCGCTGCAGGTGACGGACGGGCAGCCGCCGTCGGCCATCTCCGAGTTCGGGCAGGCCACGCCGCTGGGTCGGATGGGGCAGCCGGCCGAGCTCGCGCCCGCGTACGTGTTCCTCGCGTCGGCCGAGTCCAGCTACGTCCTGGGGGAGACGCTCAACGTCAACGGCGGGATGCCGACGCCCTGATCCGCCCTCGAGGCCCTGACGGGGTCCATCCGCCATGCGAGACGAAATCGTTCCCCGGGGAACGGCGTCGTGATCGCTCCTAGTCTCGCCAGCACCACCTGCTCGAGACTCCGGGAGCCCCGATGTCACGCACCACCACCGGCCGCCGCGCGGCCGGACTCGCCGCCGTCGTCACCACCACGGCGCTCCTCGCGGCCTGCGGCTCGGGTGGCGGCGGCGGATCGGCCGGGGAGCCTCGGCCGGGGGCGACGGCGAGCCCGCCACCGGCGGTGAGCTGCTGTACCTGGAGTACCAGCCGTACACGACGCTCTACCCGCCGCAGTCGGGCTTCTACCCCAACGGCGCGCTCATCGCGAACATCACCGACAAGCTGGTCTACCAGGACCCCGAGACCCTCGAGTTCTCGCCCTGGATCGCGACCGACTGGACGGTGAACGCGGACGCGACGGAGTACACCTTCAACCTGCGCGACGGCGTCACGTTCTCCGACGGCACCCCGCTCGACGCCGCGGTGGTCGCCAAGAACTTCGACGCCTACGGGCTGGGAGACGCCGAGGCGGGCTTCCCGGTCTCCGAGCAGATCAACAACTACGTCAGCAGCGAGGTCGTCGACGACGACACCGTCACCTTCCGGTTCTCGGCGCCCTCGCCGGGCTTCCTCCAGGCGACGTCGGCCAACGGCGCCGGCCTCCTCTCCTCGGCCACCCTGGACGGCGACCTCGACGACTACGCCCCCGGCAACGCCACCGGCGTGATCGGGTCGGGCCCGTTCGTGATCACCGAGGAGACGGTCGGCACGGAGCTCCTGCTCGAGGCGCGCGAGGACTACGACTGGGCGCCGGAGGCCTCCGAGCACCAGGGCCGGGCCTACCTCGACGCGGTCAGCTTCGCCATCACGCCGGAGGACAGCGTCCGCATCGGTGCGCTGACGTCCGGCCAGGCCGACGTCATCCGCTACGTCCAGGCCTACGACGAGGACCAGGTCTCGGGTGCCGGCCTGCAGCTGTTCGCGCCGCAGACCCAGGGTGTCAACAACAGCCTGTCGCTGCGCTTCACCAACGAGATCCTGGCCGACGAGAAGGTCCGCAGGGCCATCGTGGCCGGCGTGGACGCCCAGGAGGTCGTGGACACCGTCTTCACCGAGAACTACCCGGTCGCGACCGGCGTCCTCTCCCACACCGCGCTCGGGTACGTCGACCTGTCCGACCAGCTCGCGTACGACCCGCAGGAGGCGGAGCGCCTGCTGGACGAGGCGGGGTGGGTCCCGGGCTCCGACGGCATCCGCTCGAAGGACGGTCAGCGCCTCACGCTCGTCGCGAGCGAGGCCAAGCCGCAGCCGCTCTCGCGCGACACCCTCACGCTCGTGTCGCAGCAGCTGAAGGAGATCGGCGTGGACCTGCAGATCCTCGCGGCCGACTCCGGCACCTACGCCGAGGCGATCACCGACCCCGACCAGGTGCAGCTCTACCACTCGATGGTCGGGCGCACCGACCTCGACGTCATCAAGAGCCAGTACGCCTCGACCAACCGCGACGCCAACCTCAGCGACGACGCCGAGCTGGACCGCCTGCTCGGCCTGGTGGCCTCCACCGCGGACCCCGAGGCCCGGCTCGCCGCCAGCGCGGACGCGCAGCGCTACCTCGTCGAGCACGCCTACGTGATCCCGCTGTTCGAGGAGCCGCAGGTCTACGGCGCCCAGCCGTACGTGCAGGGCTTCGGCTGGGACACCGTGGCCCGCCCGATCTTCTACGACACCTGGCTGGAGCAGTGAGGTACGCCGCCGGTCGCCTCGCCTCGGCGGCCGGCGTGCTCCTGGCGGCGTTCACGATCGTCTTCCTGCTGCTGCAGGCGCTGCCGGGCGACGCCGTCATGATCCGCTTCGAGAACCCCGAGCTGGGTCTCACGCCCGAGCAGATCGCGAGCGTGCGCGAGAGCTACGGCGCCGACGTCGGGGTGCTCACGCAGTACTGGAGCTCGCTGTCCGGTGCGGTGCGCGGGGACTTCGGGTTCTCGGCCGCGTCGGGCGCCTCGGTCAGCACCCTGCTGGGCTCGGCGATCCCCTCCACGCTCCTGCTCGCGGGGCTGGGGTTCGCCGTCGCCGTCGTGCTCGCCGGTCTGCTCGCCCTCGGCGCGGCGCTCAGCCCGGCGGGCTGGCTGGCGAACGCGCTGCGGTCCCTGCCCTCGCTGTTCGTCTCCGTGCCGGTGTTCTGGCTCGGCATCGTGCTCATCCAGGTCTTCAGCTTCCGCCTCGGCCTGATCTCCGTGATCCGCCCCGGTCCGCTGGAGGCGCTGATCCTGCCGGTGCTCACGCTCGCGATCCCGATCAGCGCGCCGATCGCCCAGGTCCTCGTGCGGGCGATCGACGACGTCCAGACGCAGCCGTTCATCACGGTCGTGCGGTCCAAGGGCGCCGGCGAGGTCTGGATCCTGCTGCGCTCGGTGCTGCGCAACGCGGCGCTGCCCGCGCTGACGATCGCCGGTGTGCTGCTCGGGGAGCTGATCGGCGGGGCGGTGGTCACCGAGACCGTCTTCGCACGGTTCGGCGTCGGGCGCCTGACGGCCGACGCCCTGGACGCGCAGGACATCCCCGTGCTCCAGGCGATCGTCGTGCTCGCGGCGTTCGCGTTCGTCGTCGTCAACCTCGTGGTCGACCTGGTCGCGCCACTCATCGACCCGCGCCTCAAGCGCCGGGTCCAGGCTTGAGGAGGCGCGATGACCCTCGAGCTCCAGCGCACCGCGCTGCTGCCCACCGGTGCCGCACCCGGCACCCCGCCCGGCACGGACCCCGCCGCCCCCGCTCGCGTCGCCGTCGCCGCGCCCCGCGCGTAACCCTCGTGCTCGCCGTCGCGGTGCTCACCCTCGTGCTCGCGTGGGCCCTCGTCCCGCAGCTGTTCACGAGTGCCGACCCGTACGCGGGCGTGCCCGCCGACGCGCTGCAGGGACCGAGCGGCGCGCACTGGCTCGGCACCGACCCGACCGGGCGCGACCTGTTCGCCCGCGTGGTGCACGGCGCCCGCTACTCGCTCACGGGCGGCCTCGTCGCCGTCGCGGTCGGCCTCGTAGCAGGGACGGCGATCGGCGTCGTGGCCGGCTCGATCGGCACGATCGTCGACGAGATCCTCATGCGCGTCGTGGACGTGCTGCTGTCCATCCCCGGCCTGCTGCTCAGCCTGTCGGTCATCATCCTGCTCGGCTTCGGCACCACGAACGCGGCCATCGCCGTCGGCGTCACCTCGGTGGCGGCGTTCGCGCGGCTGTCCCGCTCGGAGGTCGTGCGCGTGCGCCGCTCCGACTACGTCGAGGCTGCGTTCGGCAGCGGCGGGCGCTGGGTCGGCGTGCTCTGGCGGCACGTGCTCCCCAACTCGCTCACGCCGGTGCTCGCGCTCGCCGCGCTGCAGTTCGGCACGGCCATCCTCGCGATCTCCACCCTCGGCTTCCTCGGCTACGGTGCGCCGCCGCCCACGCCCGAGTGGGGCCTGCTGATCTCCGAGGGCCGCAGCCACCTCGCGACGTCGTGGTGGCTCACCACGCTCCCGGGCGTCGTGGTGGTGCTCGTGGTGCTCTCGGCCAACCGGATCTCGGGTGCCATCTCGGCCGCGCGGGCGGTGCGCTCGTGAGCGGCGGCGCGGGGGCGGAGGCAGCCCGCGTGACCCCGGTGCTGGACGTCCGCGGACTCTCGGTCGGCTACGGCGGCCGCGGCGGCGTCACCCAGGTCACCCACGAGGTCAGCCTGACCGTGGCGCCCGGTGAGATGCTCGCCCTGGTCGGCGAGTCGGGTTCGGGCAAGACCACGACGGCGCAGGCCGCCCTGAACCTCCTGCCGCAGGGTGGGCAGGTGCTCGCCGGCTCCGTGCACCTCGAGGGCGAGGACGTCACCGACGCCCCGGCCTCCCGGTGGCGCTCGCTGCGGGGCCGCCGCATCGGCCTGGTCCCGCAGGATCCGGCCGGTTCGCTCGACCCCACCAAGCGGATCGGCGACTCCATCGCGGAGGCGTTCCGCATCCACCGCGCGGCGCCCCGGCGCGTGCTCGCGGGCCGGGTGCTGGAGCTGCTCGAGCGTGTCGGGCTCGACGACCCCGCGCGCCGCGCGAAGCAGTACCCGCACGAGCTCTCGGGCGGGATGAAGCAGCGCGTGCTCATCGCCGGCGCCATCGCTCTCGGCCCCGGCCTGCTCATCGCGGACGAGCCCACCTCGGCGCTCGACGTCACGGTGCAGCGCCGGATCATGGAGCTGCTCGACGACCTGCGCCGCGAGTCCGGCACCGGCGTCCTCCTGGTCACGCACGACCTGGCCCTGGCCGGCGACCACGCCGACCGCGTGCTCGTGCTGCAGGGGGGCCGGGTGCAGGAGGAGGGGCGCGCCGACGTCGTCCTCGCCGCGCCGGCCGCCGAGTACACGCGGCGGCTGCTCGCCGACGCGCCCACGCTCGCGACGCCGGTGCACCGGGTGGCGCGGGCGCCGGAGGTGGCGGACGCGGGTGTCGCGCCCGAGCTGACCGAGCCCCCGTGCTGGCGGTGCGCGACCTCGCGGTGACGTTCGGCGGCGGTCTGCTGAACCGCCGTGCGCCCTTCCGCGCGGTCGACGGCGTGAGCTTCGAGATCCCGCGGGGCACCACGCACGCGCTCGTGGGGGAGTCCGGCTCCGGGAAGACGACGACGGCGCGCGCCGTCGCCGCGTTCCAGGCCGCCGCCGAGGGCTCGATCACGCTCCTGGGCCGGGATGTGCGCACGCTCGGCGCCGGCGCTCGCCGGGAGCTGCGGCGGAACGTGCAGCTCGTCTACCAGAACCCGTTCGGCTCGCTCGACCCGCGCCGCACCGTGCTGGACTCGGTGGTCGAACCGCTGACGAACTTCGGGCTCGAGGCCTCGCCGTCGGCCCGGCGCGAGCACGCGGCCGCGGCGCTGACGCGTGTCTCGCTGCCGGCGGAGCTGCACCAGCGGCGCCCGCGCGAGCTCTCGGGCGGGCAGCGCCAGCGCGTGGCCATCGCCCGC is a window of Litorihabitans aurantiacus DNA encoding:
- a CDS encoding TIGR04028 family ABC transporter substrate-binding protein, yielding MGRGASAGGDGEPATGGELLYLEYQPYTTLYPPQSGFYPNGALIANITDKLVYQDPETLEFSPWIATDWTVNADATEYTFNLRDGVTFSDGTPLDAAVVAKNFDAYGLGDAEAGFPVSEQINNYVSSEVVDDDTVTFRFSAPSPGFLQATSANGAGLLSSATLDGDLDDYAPGNATGVIGSGPFVITEETVGTELLLEAREDYDWAPEASEHQGRAYLDAVSFAITPEDSVRIGALTSGQADVIRYVQAYDEDQVSGAGLQLFAPQTQGVNNSLSLRFTNEILADEKVRRAIVAGVDAQEVVDTVFTENYPVATGVLSHTALGYVDLSDQLAYDPQEAERLLDEAGWVPGSDGIRSKDGQRLTLVASEAKPQPLSRDTLTLVSQQLKEIGVDLQILAADSGTYAEAITDPDQVQLYHSMVGRTDLDVIKSQYASTNRDANLSDDAELDRLLGLVASTADPEARLAASADAQRYLVEHAYVIPLFEEPQVYGAQPYVQGFGWDTVARPIFYDTWLEQ
- a CDS encoding ABC transporter permease, producing MRYAAGRLASAAGVLLAAFTIVFLLLQALPGDAVMIRFENPELGLTPEQIASVRESYGADVGVLTQYWSSLSGAVRGDFGFSAASGASVSTLLGSAIPSTLLLAGLGFAVAVVLAGLLALGAALSPAGWLANALRSLPSLFVSVPVFWLGIVLIQVFSFRLGLISVIRPGPLEALILPVLTLAIPISAPIAQVLVRAIDDVQTQPFITVVRSKGAGEVWILLRSVLRNAALPALTIAGVLLGELIGGAVVTETVFARFGVGRLTADALDAQDIPVLQAIVVLAAFAFVVVNLVVDLVAPLIDPRLKRRVQA
- a CDS encoding ABC transporter permease; translated protein: MLAVAVLTLVLAWALVPQLFTSADPYAGVPADALQGPSGAHWLGTDPTGRDLFARVVHGARYSLTGGLVAVAVGLVAGTAIGVVAGSIGTIVDEILMRVVDVLLSIPGLLLSLSVIILLGFGTTNAAIAVGVTSVAAFARLSRSEVVRVRRSDYVEAAFGSGGRWVGVLWRHVLPNSLTPVLALAALQFGTAILAISTLGFLGYGAPPPTPEWGLLISEGRSHLATSWWLTTLPGVVVVLVVLSANRISGAISAARAVRS
- a CDS encoding ABC transporter ATP-binding protein; the protein is MTPVLDVRGLSVGYGGRGGVTQVTHEVSLTVAPGEMLALVGESGSGKTTTAQAALNLLPQGGQVLAGSVHLEGEDVTDAPASRWRSLRGRRIGLVPQDPAGSLDPTKRIGDSIAEAFRIHRAAPRRVLAGRVLELLERVGLDDPARRAKQYPHELSGGMKQRVLIAGAIALGPGLLIADEPTSALDVTVQRRIMELLDDLRRESGTGVLLVTHDLALAGDHADRVLVLQGGRVQEEGRADVVLAAPAAEYTRRLLADAPTLATPVHRVARAPEVADAGVAPELTEPPCWRCATSR
- a CDS encoding ABC transporter ATP-binding protein; this encodes MLAVRDLAVTFGGGLLNRRAPFRAVDGVSFEIPRGTTHALVGESGSGKTTTARAVAAFQAAAEGSITLLGRDVRTLGAGARRELRRNVQLVYQNPFGSLDPRRTVLDSVVEPLTNFGLEASPSARREHAAAALTRVSLPAELHQRRPRELSGGQRQRVAIARAIVLHPELLILDEATSALDVTVQASILRLLDDLQRERGMTYLVISHDLAVVRQIADTVTVLRQGRAVEQGATAAIFDSPQHDYTRDLIAAIPGGAHA